The genomic stretch TGTAGTGTATGATGTAATTGATTCATTGAAATGATCTTATACACTGATAATGTAGCTGAAACAAAATAGGAAACAAAAATCATCGAAACCATTTGTAGGTACGTTCATTATTTCAACAAAGTATCAAACCGATCAACCAACAATCACCATGACTTATGGAGACCTaaacaaacagaaagaagatcacAAAACGCCGTCCAGAACCTGCATACCGGATGCCTCCGAACGCCTGCGTGTGACAAGAATCAAAGACCCACTGATAGGTAGAtaggggaaaagagaccaGGcccaaaaggagagaaataTCAGAGCCGATAAAACAAGTAAATACAATGACTGATCGGTGATTTGGTATAATCTACGTGGAAAATAAACAGAGCATATTCGTCTGGGGAATTTGAAAGAAAGTTCTCAACGTCGAAATGGCGTCTATGTGCGACCCAAACTCTCGTAAAATGCAATAACTGGTCGTGGCAGTTCCAAGTGCTTCGTTATGGTGGACAAGGAACGATTAAGAGCGGTTCTTTGGCTGGGCGAGCGCGTTCAGCCGGCTCATAGTCAGCGCATTACGGCTCTTCTGTCGTGCACTGGCTGGGGTTCCCGTTCGACTAGCACTTGTGGTCGATCGGAGAGGAGTGTGTGAACGCGCCTTGGTGGGGCTAGGGGTTGGCATCTTCGATGGGGAGAACTTGAATGGTGAGAGCTTAGATGGGGAGCTCAGTTTAACTCTCTTCGCACTGCGGTTTTCTGCGGCAGTATCGGCTGGCGGCACATTCTCCGTGTCAACATCTCTCCCAGCTGCATCTCGgtgtctcttcttgttgcCGATGCCATGAGGCACACCTGGAACATcgggaagagaagggtcgTGAGTGGCCTCCGTCTCGCGGTGTCGCTTTTTGCTGCCGATTCCATGTGGAACGCCGGGAATATCCGGTAGGGAGAGATTGGTAGGGGCATCTGATTGACGGACGTGGCGGATGGTGGGCGACTTGGTCTTGCTATCGGACTTCTTTGAAGCATGGTCCGGTGTCAAGGCTGGCAAAGTGGGATAAACAATGTCCGATGCAACTCGGGACGGAGAGCCGGCAGTAAATTTGGAGGGAGATGGGGATGGcagagcttcatcatcctgcaATCTAGTACTGGAGGAGAACTCAACGCGCTTCTTGGGTGATGGTGTCACTGCAGACTCTTCTGAAGCATCGTGGGTTGAGCCCAACAAGAATTTGGAACTGAATTCGGGGGCTGCCACATGTGTGCCTGCTGCGATCTTCGCAGGATCTTTCGAAAACAAAGGTTGATGTGGACGAAGGATCGACTTTAGGTTCAACTGGGGCAAGCCACTCTTAAATCGAGGATTGAAGTCCGTGTTGGGCGTGCGCGGGGTATTCGACTGCTTTGAGGTAGGGGAATGTGCAAGAGATGGTCGAGGGAGCATGCTTGTCCGTGGGGGTCTGAGGCTGGTGGACGAAGTACGCGCCATGGAGGCTCGAGTAGGAGTCATCAATGAACTGCGGATAGCGGGCCTTGTGCGAGTCACGGCTGGCTTTGAAGCGCTCTTCTCACCAACAGTCTCACGGCGAGTGGAGGTGTCATCGCTCCTATCACGTTTGACGCGCTTGGCACCAACTGGAGCAGGGGCAGGCGATTTAGTCGGCGATTTGGTGGGCGAATTTTGGTTAGACTCATCCAGCCGTGCCTTGGAGGTGGTCCGCTTGAGATCCTTGCGGACGGGCTGGAAGCGACCAGGAGTGGCGCGGAAGGCAGACGCGTGTCCAGCAATTGaatccatcttcttgaatTCCGCCATATGAGCAGCGTTGAATCGGCTAGCCTGGCCCTTTGGTTCAGCGATCTTGCGATTTTCTGTCTGGTTGTTGCTATCCTGGTCGGGCTGactctccttctcctgaACCATCTGAGCTTTGATTCTAGCAACATCCTCGCGCACGCTCTCCATGAGCTTCTTAGCTTCATCGCTTAGCTGGGAGTCGGCGGAAGAAAACTTGAACTCGAAGGCGGGCGTTCCGTAGTATGTCGAAGCGGGCGACGTCTTTGTCTTGCTTGGGGTAGTCTCAACTAGAGAATCTTTCATCACGTTCCCTTCGGCATCTTTCTTAATCGGGTTGAAACCCAGGATCAGGCCCGAGTCCGCCTGCTTGGTGGTGCTTTGGTGGACTTTGCTGGGATGCATCTCTTGGTGGGATGGACGAGTGACTGCACTGGTGGGCGTTTTCGCCGGGGTTTGCTTTTGAGCGGGAGTAGCCTTGTGTGGGGTGCGGACATTGGTTGTGGACTTCGgagtagtagtggtggtgtTAGTAGTGGTGTGGTTGGAGGGAACGTCGGCGGGAGTCTCGTCGCGTTCCATGACGGAGGGGAGtttgttgttattgttggtggtgtcagTAGTGGTGTTGTTGACAGGTGACGCGGGCGGCTGCGGTTCCTTCAACCAGGAACCAAAGTTAGTTGTCTGGTACTTGACAAGACAGAAGCAAGGGCAAACTTGGGCAAGTGAATGAATTGGAGTCAACAGTCGATGGATTTGTGGGTGACTTACATTCGAAGCCTGGCGATTACGCAGGCGGGCGGACCGTCGAACcgccatgatgatgggaAGTGAGCGGTAGAAATTGAATTCAGCAAGTGATGGAAGAAGCGATCAGTGGAATGATGGAATCGTGGCAAAGGTGACGAAGggatgaaaaagagaaaagggaacgAAGGGCGACTCTCCCGATTAGGCGAGAATGTAAACAAATATTGCCGGGCGGTGAGCTGACGTCAGTGGAGTGATTTCATCTAACGTGACTGGAGCATCTGATGTCAGATGCCCTTAATTGACCTCGAGACACTACCACCATGTATCGTCAGTATCCCACTCTAGCTTCCCAACTAGGGAACATATCTCCAACATACCAGTATGTATGACAGGTTCCAAGGGACCCGCCGAACATATTACTCGCAGATAAAGTAGGAAATAGATGGCCCAGGAGCTGCAGGGCGCGAAATTAGACATTCTTGGATGGACAGGACGATCAATCATCGCTctccgttttcttctctccccgGCCCCCTATTGCGTTCCTTACGCCCCCAACTCTGTAGTTCTGCATTCCCAAGTCATCGTTGATCCTCGTATACTCGAGTAGATACATGTTGCTCCAGTAACATGGGACTTCATAGTTTGAATAAGCTCTAAA from Aspergillus oryzae RIB40 DNA, chromosome 1 encodes the following:
- a CDS encoding uncharacterized protein (predicted protein); amino-acid sequence: MAVRRSARLRNRQASNVSHPQIHRLLTPIHSLAQVCPCFCLVKYQTTNFGSWLKEPQPPASPVNNTTTDTTNNNNKLPSVMERDETPADVPSNHTTTNTTTTTPKSTTNVRTPHKATPAQKQTPAKTPTSAVTRPSHQEMHPSKVHQSTTKQADSGLILGFNPIKKDAEGNVMKDSLVETTPSKTKTSPASTYYGTPAFEFKFSSADSQLSDEAKKLMESVREDVARIKAQMVQEKESQPDQDSNNQTENRKIAEPKGQASRFNAAHMAEFKKMDSIAGHASAFRATPGRFQPVRKDLKRTTSKARLDESNQNSPTKSPTKSPAPAPVGAKRVKRDRSDDTSTRRETVGEKSASKPAVTRTRPAIRSSLMTPTRASMARTSSTSLRPPRTSMLPRPSLAHSPTSKQSNTPRTPNTDFNPRFKSGLPQLNLKSILRPHQPLFSKDPAKIAAGTHVAAPEFSSKFLLGSTHDASEESAVTPSPKKRVEFSSSTRLQDDEALPSPSPSKFTAGSPSRVASDIVYPTLPALTPDHASKKSDSKTKSPTIRHVRQSDAPTNLSLPDIPGVPHGIGSKKRHRETEATHDPSLPDVPGVPHGIGNKKRHRDAAGRDVDTENVPPADTAAENRSAKRVKLSSPSKLSPFKFSPSKMPTPSPTKARSHTPLRSTTSASRTGTPASARQKSRNALTMSRLNALAQPKNRS